From one Microbacterium sp. 10M-3C3 genomic stretch:
- a CDS encoding NAD(P)/FAD-dependent oxidoreductase, with amino-acid sequence MIIVGAGQAGLAVAAALIAEGLRPQHEFVVMDAAAAGQRSWTSRWHSMELLSDARHSALPPRQLLGDQRRHPRADEMADYLTFVEAGLGVETVWNVRATGVEHRGNGSTLLLSTTVGEVQTRNVVCATGAHTHPRVPDWADGLTAPGVVIHSSEYLYPKQIPTGDVLIVGGGNSGVQLARELSASHTVTLSTRTPRQPRPAMSYPAMAGESVPLFSRTRRPEPIFGDSYEHLRRRGVTIAPAVEAANGAVVTFADGTQVSPRSVILATGYDPGDRWLPQPNGSARPRRTMTGLPGLFVAGMPQYGGRGSDTVAGVWRDATTIAQHIINRP; translated from the coding sequence GTGATCATCGTCGGCGCCGGGCAGGCGGGACTCGCGGTCGCCGCGGCGTTGATCGCGGAGGGTCTGCGACCACAGCACGAGTTCGTGGTGATGGACGCGGCCGCGGCGGGGCAGCGTTCCTGGACGTCGCGGTGGCATTCGATGGAGCTGCTCAGCGACGCCCGGCACAGCGCACTGCCTCCGCGCCAGCTGCTGGGTGATCAACGCCGGCATCCTCGAGCGGATGAGATGGCTGACTACCTCACCTTTGTCGAAGCCGGCCTGGGTGTGGAGACCGTCTGGAATGTCCGGGCTACCGGAGTGGAGCATCGGGGCAACGGCTCGACGCTGTTGCTGTCGACGACAGTGGGCGAGGTGCAAACCCGCAACGTGGTCTGCGCGACAGGTGCGCACACTCACCCCCGGGTCCCGGACTGGGCGGACGGGCTGACGGCGCCGGGGGTAGTGATCCATAGCAGCGAGTACTTGTATCCGAAGCAGATTCCCACCGGCGACGTGCTGATCGTCGGCGGCGGGAACAGCGGCGTGCAACTGGCCCGCGAACTGTCTGCCTCACACACCGTCACTCTGTCCACCCGCACTCCGCGCCAGCCTCGGCCCGCGATGAGCTACCCCGCCATGGCAGGCGAAAGCGTGCCGCTGTTCTCCCGTACGCGGCGACCCGAGCCCATCTTCGGCGACAGCTACGAGCATCTGCGCCGCCGGGGCGTCACAATCGCCCCCGCAGTCGAGGCCGCGAACGGCGCCGTGGTGACCTTCGCCGATGGCACACAGGTGTCTCCCCGGTCGGTGATCCTCGCCACCGGCTACGACCCCGGCGACCGTTGGCTGCCGCAACCCAACGGCTCTGCGCGGCCTCGACGCACCATGACCGGTCTTCCCGGATTGTTCGTGGCGGGGATGCCGCAGTACGGCGGCCGTGGCTCCGACACCGTCGCGGGGGTCTGGAGAGACGCAACGACGATTGCCCAGCACATCATCAACCGGCCCTGA
- a CDS encoding thioredoxin domain-containing protein, whose translation MKTPLKVTLVTAAVVAVLVVAALIYVLIDRSQTPASGEGSSPPQVLRESSHVLDDGGEGAVTVVEFLDFECEACGAFYPIVEDLREQFAGEITYVVRYFPLPGHFNSKNAALAAEAAAQQDRFEDMYHRLFETQAEWGEAQESRADLFRGFAEELGLDMAAYDAAVADPSTAERVESDFQEGRALGVSSTPTFFVDGEIAELQEWDDLENAIQAAVNGGR comes from the coding sequence GTGAAAACCCCTCTAAAGGTGACCCTCGTCACCGCTGCCGTCGTAGCCGTGCTGGTTGTGGCCGCGCTGATCTACGTCCTTATCGACCGCAGTCAAACCCCTGCCTCTGGGGAAGGATCCTCGCCGCCGCAGGTGTTGCGAGAAAGTTCGCATGTTCTCGATGACGGAGGCGAGGGTGCCGTCACCGTGGTGGAGTTCTTGGACTTCGAGTGTGAGGCGTGTGGCGCTTTCTACCCCATCGTGGAGGATCTGCGGGAGCAGTTCGCGGGGGAGATCACCTACGTCGTCCGGTACTTCCCGCTCCCAGGTCACTTCAACTCGAAGAACGCGGCCCTGGCCGCCGAGGCGGCGGCGCAGCAGGACCGGTTCGAGGACATGTACCACCGGTTGTTTGAGACCCAGGCGGAGTGGGGTGAGGCGCAGGAGTCGCGCGCTGACCTGTTCCGCGGTTTCGCGGAAGAGCTCGGGCTGGACATGGCTGCCTACGATGCCGCTGTGGCTGACCCGTCGACGGCGGAGCGGGTGGAGTCGGACTTCCAGGAGGGGCGTGCTCTCGGGGTGAGCAGCACTCCGACGTTCTTTGTGGATGGTGAGATCGCCGAGCTGCAGGAATGGGATGACCTCGAGAACGCCATTCAGGCCGCGGTGAACGGTGGCCGGTGA
- a CDS encoding single-stranded DNA-binding protein, whose protein sequence is MSVRTITGYLAADPEVVQAGSIEITKLRVIENTGEYRQGKWQPHDTPTIHFIEARFELGENAAASLRKGDAVIVTGREHTSSWGEDANKQYGRVIDADSIGADLARATAALSGVATAGRRGCSG, encoded by the coding sequence ATGTCCGTCCGCACCATCACCGGATACCTGGCCGCCGACCCGGAGGTCGTGCAGGCCGGCAGCATCGAGATCACCAAGCTCCGCGTGATTGAGAACACGGGAGAGTACCGACAGGGCAAATGGCAGCCCCACGACACCCCCACGATCCACTTCATCGAGGCCCGGTTCGAGCTGGGCGAGAACGCTGCCGCATCCCTGCGCAAGGGCGACGCCGTGATCGTCACCGGACGCGAGCACACCTCTAGCTGGGGCGAGGACGCCAACAAGCAGTACGGGCGCGTCATCGACGCCGACAGCATCGGAGCGGATCTCGCTCGCGCGACCGCGGCCCTGTCGGGGGTGGCTACTGCTGGTCGTCGCGGGTGTTCCGGCTGA
- a CDS encoding M23 family metallopeptidase — protein sequence MADDNKPGYGVALAIGAPLLVVAILLGIILFVLAPANACGAGTWTRVNTDAMPTEAVAGYEGEQLMNAAYIMNAAIDLGLDRNAQVLGVMTAMGESSLVNIDYGDWEINGVRNSDGSPTTSIGLFQQQDSWGTPQERMDPTTAATRFYDRLILVEGWEAMEPTLAIHKVQRNADPYHYEKYGTAAEQIVTALSGAVGTCATGELVYPLADGFNMTSDYGPRRVTVTGASSWHAASDLQHWPNNCDDPVYAIQEGRVTFTGSFQVTIKHPDGYDINYLHMWPEDVIVSVGDELTAGEPIGAVGNSGPSGGCHLDLRINVAGNTNPQLDTLVLSQDEGAPPLYWDFVNPEAFYALYGMELCGGAGECRRPPIDGTELPIR from the coding sequence ATGGCGGACGACAACAAGCCCGGCTACGGCGTCGCTCTCGCCATCGGCGCCCCGCTGCTGGTCGTCGCGATTCTGCTTGGCATCATCCTGTTCGTGCTGGCACCCGCCAACGCCTGCGGGGCCGGAACCTGGACGCGGGTGAACACCGACGCGATGCCGACCGAGGCCGTCGCCGGCTACGAAGGCGAGCAGCTCATGAACGCGGCGTACATCATGAACGCGGCTATCGATCTCGGACTTGACCGCAACGCCCAGGTGTTGGGGGTGATGACGGCGATGGGGGAGTCCAGCCTGGTCAACATCGACTACGGCGACTGGGAGATCAACGGCGTACGCAACTCCGATGGATCGCCCACGACCTCGATCGGCCTCTTTCAGCAGCAGGACAGCTGGGGCACGCCTCAGGAGCGGATGGACCCCACGACGGCGGCGACCCGGTTCTATGACCGGCTGATCCTGGTCGAGGGGTGGGAGGCGATGGAGCCGACCCTGGCGATTCACAAAGTTCAGCGCAACGCCGACCCGTACCACTACGAGAAGTACGGCACCGCAGCCGAGCAGATCGTGACCGCGCTCTCCGGAGCGGTGGGGACGTGCGCGACCGGGGAACTCGTCTACCCGCTCGCTGACGGCTTCAACATGACCTCCGACTACGGGCCGCGTCGGGTGACCGTCACAGGCGCCTCCAGCTGGCACGCCGCCAGCGACCTACAGCACTGGCCCAACAACTGCGACGACCCGGTCTACGCGATCCAGGAGGGCCGGGTCACCTTCACCGGCTCTTTCCAGGTCACCATCAAGCACCCGGACGGCTACGACATCAACTACCTGCACATGTGGCCGGAGGACGTCATCGTGAGCGTCGGAGACGAGCTCACCGCCGGCGAGCCGATCGGTGCGGTCGGCAACTCGGGCCCTTCGGGAGGCTGCCACCTGGACCTGCGAATCAACGTCGCGGGCAACACGAACCCGCAACTGGACACCCTTGTCCTCTCACAGGACGAAGGCGCCCCGCCGCTGTACTGGGACTTCGTGAACCCGGAAGCCTTCTACGCCCTGTACGGCATGGAATTGTGTGGCGGAGCTGGCGAATGTCGACGTCCCCCCATCGACGGCACCGAGCTACCGATCCGGTGA
- a CDS encoding PIN domain-containing protein: MFTATLDTSVLWPSLQRDFLLSLAVEGAYRPTWSSAILEELEYHEEAKLVKRGIPVAEAAGRAAILIAAMRREFADAEVEGWEPLEGTFGLPDQDDEHVVAAAVIAGAGAIVTENLKDFPADKIPPTIQVLSAREFAKNTVALNPRRALAAVQEIASRSGRHGAVLTVEEILDTLRDRYGMIEAVEMMVEAASA, translated from the coding sequence GTGTTCACGGCGACCCTCGACACCAGCGTGCTGTGGCCGAGCCTGCAACGTGACTTCCTCCTTTCCCTCGCGGTCGAGGGCGCGTATCGACCGACCTGGAGCTCGGCGATCCTGGAAGAGCTCGAGTATCACGAGGAAGCCAAGCTCGTGAAACGGGGAATCCCCGTAGCGGAGGCTGCAGGCCGCGCAGCGATCCTCATTGCAGCGATGCGGCGCGAGTTCGCCGATGCGGAGGTCGAAGGGTGGGAACCGCTGGAGGGCACGTTCGGTCTTCCCGATCAGGACGACGAGCACGTGGTCGCCGCGGCCGTCATTGCAGGAGCCGGCGCGATCGTCACTGAGAACCTCAAGGACTTCCCCGCGGACAAGATTCCGCCGACGATTCAAGTGCTCAGTGCGCGCGAGTTTGCGAAGAACACCGTCGCACTCAACCCAAGGCGCGCGCTCGCCGCGGTGCAGGAGATCGCCAGCCGTTCCGGCCGCCACGGTGCAGTACTCACCGTCGAGGAGATCCTCGACACCTTGCGGGACCGGTACGGCATGATCGAAGCCGTCGAGATGATGGTCGAAGCTGCGTCCGCGTAG
- a CDS encoding helix-turn-helix domain-containing protein, giving the protein MSRAAVVEETYLPSKGYELAPVLDFLTAHEAAGRALPEPRYFLAGARPGDQVELPEEVYLALRKIVDAMQSGLAVSVVPQTTRLTTQQAADLLNVSRPTVVKLLDEGEIPFERAGTHRRVLLADLLEYRERRRERQYDMLAATRDAVDEDNVEQTLEDLKAARKAVASRRAARL; this is encoded by the coding sequence GTGTCTCGCGCTGCAGTCGTTGAAGAGACGTACCTTCCCAGCAAGGGCTACGAGCTTGCCCCTGTTCTGGACTTCCTCACCGCCCATGAGGCTGCGGGCAGAGCTCTTCCCGAGCCAAGGTACTTCCTTGCGGGAGCGCGTCCAGGCGATCAGGTAGAACTCCCGGAAGAGGTCTACCTTGCACTCCGCAAGATTGTTGATGCGATGCAAAGCGGGCTAGCCGTCTCGGTTGTACCGCAGACGACGCGGCTGACCACTCAGCAAGCAGCGGATCTCCTAAACGTAAGCCGCCCGACCGTTGTAAAGCTCCTCGACGAGGGCGAGATCCCCTTCGAGAGGGCCGGAACGCATCGCCGTGTTCTCCTTGCAGATCTGCTCGAGTATCGGGAGCGCCGTCGTGAGCGTCAGTACGACATGCTCGCTGCCACGCGTGACGCTGTCGACGAAGACAACGTCGAACAGACGCTCGAGGACCTCAAAGCGGCGAGGAAGGCGGTCGCGTCGAGGCGGGCTGCCCGCCTCTAG